TTGCTCGCAAAAAGTCAAAATCAATTCCAAATTGTATTCATGGTTAAACACAActccaattttcaaatattatttttcactttGAAAGCAAAAACTAGTTCATTCAAATTTCACAACGAAATATGGCCAAATGcccatttaatttatttgaatttcttttttacaaCTATGGCATCCACGGGTAACACAGTCCCCCAAAGCTCGAACATACGGAAAAAATCAATCTATTTACCATACCGGGATTTGAACATGAGACCTCGCAGCTCAACCCACTTCATCAAATTATTTTTCTGGTAACTAGTCATtcagattttcaaaaaaaatagatttttactTATTAAACACAAACTAATACTGCTATTTCATCACAAATTCGAGCTATTACCAATTAACACGTAAAAACACTATTAATTAAGGATTAATCTAAGAATTGAAGCAAACGCAGCATTAATATCCAATTGACTAACATTTAAAACACCATTACGAATAAAATAGGATAAGATTAAGGTCAAATGAAAGATAAACAGAAACATACCATTTGATTTCGTTAAAGAGAAGTGAAAGACTGAAGAGTTCTCTGCAGAAAGAGGAAGGGATAGGAAGGAGCAAATTAGGGTTTCGcaaagattttatttattaggAAAGAAAAAAAGCCTGTTCGGATTTTGGGCTCTAATTCTTTCAAACCCATTGCAATCAATTTGGGCTTGGACAAGGTTATACCGTAAAAACTCGTTATAACAACATTTTACTGTGACGCCTGATTTTCTtcgtaattaattttttatgttatattttacttcTCTCGTTAAATAGTCATTCGTTTCAGAAAAACGTTGCCACTATAACGACGTATGTTTAAACGGCTTAATTTTATGTGTATTTTGTTTATAACGACTAAACTAGATCTAAGTATTAAATgccaatatacatatattataacACCTCATTATGACAGTCATGAAATTTTCAGACTAACGTTGATACTATAACAAGGATCAATTGTACCTTACGTGGGATCCTTCATCCATAAATTAATGGGAAGCACACAAATATCTATTTTTAGAGTCATCATTTAACTTGTGcccatttttattcttatttttaatcaaattgaGGAgaccaattttattaatttatcaagTCTCAATGAGGACCAAGGGTCCAAAGCAAAAATCAGGAAAGCAAAATTCTGGCCCAAAACAAAGGAACACAACATATGCGATTGAGGTTGAAAATTCGCATTTGATATGCATGTAAAAATTACTTCAAATCTTAGTCATGTGTTTCTGAATTtgttttgccaattttttttattattattctttgaATTTCTAGCACCAAAACTTACTCtaaataatctcaaatttaaaacataatttccaTTTTCCACATATTTATAGAACAAACTTATCACTTAATTCTTATAATCTAATTGGCTTACATAGACAAGTGAGGCTTGCTCAGTTGATTAAGCACCTCCCCCCACGACCGGTAGgtcctgggttcgagtcacattggaggggaagtgtggaaacactataaatcctccaaaataggggtaaaaaaaaaaaaaaattggcttACATACCAAATAATAGTAATCCCATGAGCTCTCATGGACAATGGAAATTGAGAACTTAGTTAAATCATGGCTAAACCTTATTACAACACCCAAAAACAAGAGAACAAATGACATGCTTTTAAAGATGTAGCAATCTGCCCAAATATCTTTACAATGAAGGTTTTCACGTCAACTTGCACACACCTCGACTTCGATTGAGTACTTATTTGCTCTCAGCAGCTCGTCCAAACCAACTTGCACACACCTCGTCTAGGTAGATAGTTGCAGCAACATCCCGCGAACATTCAATTTACTTAAGAAGCATACCAATCAATCAAGCGTAGCAGAGAAAAATATGATCTTTACTTAAAAGTGTTAAAGTCAAACGGTgttacataaattgagacggatGGAGCAATATGTATGAAAAGCATATAAACCTGGATCCTATTTTGCATGAAAGACATCAACTTGAGTACAGCTATTATATACATACTTTTACAATCTTCTGTGAGTCCTTATGAAGTTGGTTGTATTCATTGCAATGACTTTTGAGAAAGCATATGCTCCAGCTAAACATAGCGATGCTGAAAGCAAAAGTAGGGCCTTCCATTGTCTTCCAGACACTAGAATCGCAAATGCAGTTGACACGAGAGCGATTGCAGAGAGGGCATTTTTCCAAGTCTCAAAAGCTTTGACAACATTTCTGCAATCCTTGCAATGTACTACATGCCTGAAGTATCTGTTGGCAGGGTTCGGAGCATACATTCCTCCGATTCCTCCCTTAGCTGGCTGAGAAGCTGAAAAATTGGCAACGAAACCAGCAGGGGCATGCTCGATTACAGCGGGTTGTTGGGGCAGGAAAATGGTGCTGTGACCGAAATGATAAGGCATCCCGTGCCCAACTTTGTCCATCCATTTCCTGTACTCAGCTACCCATGTATCCGACGACTTTAGGTTCAAGTATAGTTTCTTGGTTGGAACCTTTTCTTTTATTAGGATTTCGTTTTGGGACGAAAGGAACCCCATATCTTGCTCGAAAACCTTGCTTGCATTCTGATGCAAGAACCAGTTTGGGATAAATTTCAGTATCCCGGTTAGTTTTTTTGTGTTCCCGAACCGGACGATAAGCATGGATTTCCCCTGACCAGATGGTCTACAAAGAAAAAGACCTGAAAAGTAATGCTTCTCCCCACTTTCATCAACAATTTCTCTACTATTGTGAAGAACACAAGGAGCTTCAAAACGTAAGAAGTCCGGAGTATAGTTTGCTTTGCCTTGATCTTTTTCCTTGCCCCACCACCCTGCAAAGCCCCGGTTAGTCCTTTCTGTCACCTCGAAAAATAGTGGCCCAGCATCTTCCCTATTTGCAGAAAAATCTGTCCTATCGTGTGATATCGGAACATGAGCAGGATCCATGAGGTTTTCCAGAAGAATAGAGTGATCATAAGGGAGCTCGTGAGTTGTAGAAAAGTCTCGAAATCCTTTCCTCTCAAAGTTTTCAAACCAGGGGATTTTGTTAATATTAGGTGGTGTTCTGTGAGACATCCATATCCAGACTACTCCCTGGGAATCCCTAATTTCGTATGTCTTGGTACAAGCTGATCGAGGAATTTTAGCATTTTCAGGTAGCTGACCGGAACAAAATCAAAGACAAAAATGAAAATGGAGTGTATAACATTTGCAACATGAAACATAAACGAAGATGCATATATAAAACCAACCTGTGGTATCTTCACACATTTACCATCTCCATCAAACTGCCAACCATGATACAAGCATTCCAGTTTGCCATCGTACAGTTGTCCTTCAGAGAGTTTGGCTAATCTGAATTGAGAAGGAATTTGTCAAGATTCTGGAATTACTTTTTTGAAATGCATAGAAGTAAAGCCGAAAGAGGTGATCTCGCGACAATCTGGAAGTCAGTTTAGTTGAATTTTTAACTAATAGATAGACACTACGGgctattgtaagtggcagagtggcctaaTTGTCACGAACCATTGAGATTCAACCCTTTGCTgctcaatcaaaataaaagaaaaagaaaactaatAGATAGACAGTatggggtattgtaagtggcagagtggcctaaTTGTCAGGAACTACTGAGATTCAACCCTTGTCGCTCCgtcaaagtaaaagaaaaagaaaactaatAGATAGAGAAAGATAGGGAACACTGAAGGAGGATTATTTCCCACATTATCAACAGATTTGAAGAATTAAAATATAACAGACTGACAGTGATACATTATTGTTAATCGAACTCATATCAAATTTCATTCATGAATATACACAACATACTTGTACTAAAATACTTCTTGTAAATATCATACTTCACTATGAGGTTATGGAAGAGCGGAAAGTTCAGCTAATATTCAGCAGCTTAACAAGAAGAAAACTAAAGAGGAAAGTTTTGTATGTTACTTCACTCATTTGAGCAATTTCAAGAGGATACAATCAATGATTGTTATTACCTTTACCTTTAACCCCTATTGCCTAGTCTTGGCTAAGGTTCTAAGGTTCCTTGCAACAAATTTAGACAATTAACTTGTCGTCCTCCTAAACCTTATTTATAACATATAAATACATCATTAGAGGTGTTGTAAAACATATGTTTTCCACCATAGTAAGATGGTTAGGAtttgcaaaagaaaaaaagggagtTCATCAGTCTTGTGAGGATTTCCAACGACCGGTAACTCAAGTCGTGGTTGCTACAAATTGCTTCTTCCTACTTTTCCTTTTACTTGTCCCTTGTACCATAAATAGATTTTACTTACACTAGTCCATTTAAGCAAATCAAGACAAATTAAGTAACTAGAACATAAAGTGTTTTTAGTCAAACTTAGAATTTTCAAAGCATAACTAATACTAAGGATAATTCTCTAAAACAAACCCCTAATAAATACTTTTCTTAGGGGATAAGGGATTGTCAAGTTAACAAGGGACAAACTTTGAAATGCAAATCCTAAATTCTTAGAACAATGAAGTTATTTGTGTGTGACCTATAGGTTTGAGCCGTGAAAACAGTCAGTAATACTATTTGTATTAGGATATGTAACGCGAGATGCTTTGTGCACTGGACTGTAACAGTGAAAACACAATTAAATGAAAACTTAAATATATCACAAACACATATGTTTTACCTATGTGGACATCTATCTTCAAAGCATCTAAGTTCACCACTTCCATCTTTATACAAAACAACTTGTTTATCAAACACAGTAAGACCCAAAGGTGCATCATTAGGTACATTCTTGGTCAAATACAAAGGATACCATTCTTCAGTCCAATCATAACCAACAATTTCTCTTTGTCCCCTCAACtcctctaaacttgaattttccAAAATCAAACTTTGATCCTCATCAACTTCAGCTCCAAGATTCTCAGCAATTGCATAACAACTTCTCCCTTGTTTCTTGAATTGCTTATTTTGAAGATAAAGATTGAATCTTTGAGGTATTTGTAGAGAAAAAAATGATCTTTTTGGGAGTGAAGTCCTATTTGAAGATGAATGGAGTAATAACTCAGAGAGAAATGGTTGTTGTAAAGCCATTATTGTGAGTGATTTTGGTGTTTGAGGAATTTGTAGATGTGTAGAGAAAAAAAGGAGTGGGATGCATTAGAGACACATGtagttgtatttgttgaaatgtTGTAAAAGACTTGTGTTGCTTCTTGTTTTGTGGAACCAATGATAGCCACACAAAAACAAGaaagatttttgagaaaattaaatGCAAGTAAATTGCGTCTTAGTCTCCTATATTTCCAAAAAAGATGACTTCTTTCCAAATTAAATTTCTAATCTTATTCTTTATTACTTTCAATTTATTTCTTCTAAAGACGTAAGGTGTGTTAAATACTTTTCAATTTGTTCATGTATACCaccataacaataatatatcGGTGAATTTTTTCTGTatgattaataaaaaaaaattaaaaaaaaaaaattcttaaaaatgaGATAAACGTCCACAAGTGATGTTCACTCCTCTCGTTCTTCAATACAGAGGCGAAATTAGAGTATCATTTGTAAGTTTAGTAAAATCTAATAGCTTTGACAAAAGACTCCATATTTATGTTAAAAAACTTACTTAATATGTGTAAGTAATTTATCTAGTGCTCTAAGAGattgaaaatttatttatgCACACTAAAATTTGCAAaaagcttatatatatatatgagtaattttttattgaaaattcaaataaacACCCTTACCTCCTCTTGACCAATCATTGAGAGAATCTTAAGGGAAACTTAagtaaatatacaatattaagaaaatatttatcatttattgtaataaaaaaataatttcactgaacacttataatacatttataatacagttttaatacatattgcagagaactatttataaaacatatataatacaagttttatagatggataatacatttatcacatattttaatagatttataatacattatgttagtttcttactacacatatataatatatattttaaaacacttataatatatttatattgtatgcataattcacttttaatacaagtgtagatttatcataatattgttatatattgctataaatggtaataaataaaaaatatcgctaaaatcagtaattaatttttaaaaagcacacaatcaagtaatttttccgaATCTTAACTAAGAAAAAAATTAGGCCCATTCTTTCAAGATGGAGATGCGTGACTTTAATACATAATCTGAACATTGAATGCTTTTAATGGTTTGCTTTCTTAAGTATTGCATATCTTATCTTTATTTTAAAGAGTACtaacaaaattaaatttaaatatattagtaATTATTGGAATACTTGGTTGGTCGAGATTTATTTCACACTGGTTAACAAATTAAGCAAGCACTCACTCCATTTTGTAATAAACTGTGTTTTTACTTTGATCAcatatctttaaaaaaaatcattaactATTAATGTTTTAACTAACTTATCGTTAATCAAATGTCTTGAAAATGAAGTAATAGTTCTTTaataatttattgattatgtaaaatttcattaatttaaataaaggTTGGATtggaatataaaaataaatgtctTCTTAATTTTGCGAAataacatttattttgaaataaaaggcataatacataaataggaTCTTAAACttggttttaaattttaagttaaaCCTCCAACTTTTATAGTGTATAAGTAGGCACTTTAATTATCTCATTCTTAATTAAAAAACACGCAAATCCGACCTTATACGCGTGATCAGGAAGTAATTCAAGAGCGTCCGGAGTAAAATTTGAGGCCaacaatagtaaaaaaaaaaaaaagaagctgaAATAACACTTATGCCCTTAATGAAtcccttttttatatatattttttatttattcaaatcaaaatcccattttttttgtcttctttcTAATTCTATACTCAAgctttttttgctttttttttcaCCATTTCTGATACTTTTTAATGGAAATGGCCTCGAATTTTTTTCGTCATTGTGGAAGAAGAGCTATAATGAAGATGACCCATATGATCAAAGTTGTAAAAAGGAACGAATTTACACTCATGATCTCAAAAAGATTATCTATCAATAATAAACTTtcataaggaaaaaaataagcATACCTGGACTAAATTGATGGAAAAAAAAAGGgcaaaaactcaagaatatcAACTGAAAGCACAAATCTTGAACAAATTTTCCTTTGATTTGCAAAGAAATTATAGTTGGGGTTTGCGATTTTGAGAAAGTAGTGAATGAAAATGTGAATTAGTtggctattttatttttaaattttaagatcTACGTGTAAATTAGTTGCAACCATTGAATGGATAATAAATCCACGTCACAAATGGAATGCGCTAAGGCCAAACAATTCTTTCAACTGTCGCCTTATCCCCCAATATGCTTAAGAATCGAGAATCATCCAGGTATTGCCAAAAGGAGCTTGCTTATAGAAAGAAGGTAACCCAGAAAAAAAGGTCACAATTTTGTCCACAATCACCAACCACCATCACTAACCACCTTTGTCATCACAATCACCATCATTATTATCAATCACCGCCACCATCGCCCATCACCATCTACCACAACCAATCACCTCAATCATAACAATCATCATTGACAACTATCATTGCTATCAACCATTACTATCAGTCAGACTTATCACTTctatcattataattatattcattgcCACCAGCACCGCCGCCACCATCGTTACCTCTGTTTTACTATCAACCTCTACCACCAATACATCATCAATTACTAACATTAACCAACTTAACCATAACTACCACAACCAACCTTCACCATCACTCACAAACATAATTATGCACTTTAAAATGTTGAAaattaaacaattttaaaatcatttaataTTCTTTATTAGtaacatctcaatcatttaaatGTGCATTCAAATTCAATCGTCTTAATTATAATGAGAGCAATGAAGCATGAGGCGTTTGACTATacgtttcaaatattttttatttttcaactccAATTTTgcaaaatcatcaaataatttaacaacttttaacactttttcaTTGAACTTTTGAATCAAATATACTCTCtcattcttcttcaagaacacatgaagaactctaaatttttaacttcttcaattttttgcGAAATCACCTtaaatttcaatagtagcatcctccATGCCAgatatcaaaattcaatatctTTAGAGTTCGAATTCAACCTAACCCAATAAGACACGCTTAAAATTTCTTTaaagtttcaaaactttaacaTTCTTTAATGATAAATTTTTTTCCACAACTCCAAATCACTTGAAAATTTGAACATAGACATAGTGAATTTTAACATAGTattttttgagtctatgtttaaaattttaagtaATTTGGAGTTGTGGAGAAAATTCTACCTTTAAAGgaggttaaagttttgaaactttgaagaaattttaagtgtgtcTTGTTGGGTTAGGTTGAATTTGAGctctaaaaatattgaattttgatattTAGCACTaagggatgctactattgaaatttgaggtgatttcgtaaaaaattgaagatgttgaaaatttggagttcttggtgtgtttcacgtAATCTTGGAGAAGAATGAGCAAAAATagtacatttgattcaaaaacTTCAATGAAAAAGTGTTAAAATTTATTTGGATGGTTTTGCAAAAttagagttaaaaaataatggcatgaatgagtcttttctcaaacaacaatgacataaataagccaaacttttaacggatgatataaatgagcattttttcaaagtttaatttGAGCTTTTTCCCTTTTCATAAACaaacattaatttttaaattaagtgataaattatttccaaaaaagaaagaagtgaaTTTTTATGGCAAAATGGGtcttggttttttttttccCGGGTACCAAACGGACCGTCCGGTTTAGCAGTTATAATTGTCTGTAGAGTTGAAACAAAGCGTCTCTTTCCTTCCCGGTGAATTTTTCATTTGCTTATCCTTCCGATAGTCTCGGATCGGCGGCAGCATTTGTGATCCAGAGACCCAAAAAGGAGTGTGAAGAATTCGAGCTGGAGACCCAGGAGACTCCGGCGCCGGGAAACGGCAAGATCCGATTCCGATCACCTTCGGCAGCAGAGCTTTTAGAGGCACAGCTCGATCCACTTCAAATGGAGAAGACAATGAAGAGGAATAACAGGCAGTACGGTGGTGAGTCTTTCTCCGATAAGATCCAGAGGTATAAAGGTGTGATACTTGTGATTTGCGTCCCGTTGTTTCTCGTTTCTCTAGTGCTTTATGTAATGCCGACGCATTCGCCGTCTGAGTCGATGGAATCTCTTAATCGAAAATTCTCTCCGCATCTCGGATCTATGAAATATGCGGTTATATTTGATGCTGGAAGTTCGGGTAGTAGAGTTCATGTATTCTGTTTTGATGAGAAATTGGATCTTGTTCCCATTGGCAATGAACTCGAACTTTTCGTACAGGTAATTTTCTACTTTTCCTGGATTTAATCATTATATTTGATTCATAAATTGTCAATCCCAGTAGGATC
This Solanum dulcamara chromosome 1, daSolDulc1.2, whole genome shotgun sequence DNA region includes the following protein-coding sequences:
- the LOC129882566 gene encoding protein TIC 55, chloroplastic, with the protein product MALQQPFLSELLLHSSSNRTSLPKRSFFSLQIPQRFNLYLQNKQFKKQGRSCYAIAENLGAEVDEDQSLILENSSLEELRGQREIVGYDWTEEWYPLYLTKNVPNDAPLGLTVFDKQVVLYKDGSGELRCFEDRCPHRLAKLSEGQLYDGKLECLYHGWQFDGDGKCVKIPQLPENAKIPRSACTKTYEIRDSQGVVWIWMSHRTPPNINKIPWFENFERKGFRDFSTTHELPYDHSILLENLMDPAHVPISHDRTDFSANREDAGPLFFEVTERTNRGFAGWWGKEKDQGKANYTPDFLRFEAPCVLHNSREIVDESGEKHYFSGLFLCRPSGQGKSMLIVRFGNTKKLTGILKFIPNWFLHQNASKVFEQDMGFLSSQNEILIKEKVPTKKLYLNLKSSDTWVAEYRKWMDKVGHGMPYHFGHSTIFLPQQPAVIEHAPAGFVANFSASQPAKGGIGGMYAPNPANRYFRHVVHCKDCRNVVKAFETWKNALSAIALVSTAFAILVSGRQWKALLLLSASLCLAGAYAFSKVIAMNTTNFIRTHRRL